GAAGTGTATTTCCAAAACGATCCTTGACTCGGATCATCGCCGTGGACAGTAAAATATTACGAGACGGTGTAAACGGAAGTGCTACGTAATTCTGACTTGTGGTGGCTTGTGCGTTGTCTggatttgtgtttgtgttgtgtgAGTGGGTTTGTGCATGCTGTGTAGTGGTGTGCGCATGCTGAATTGGTCTTGAgttgtgttgttgctgttgattcATTGGTTGCGGTTGCGATTGAAACGGTATTTGTTGCGCCGAACGCGTTTGACTCTGCTGTCGGTATTGTGCCGAAAACTGCGGCTGTGGAACGGAGGATCTAGAATGTAACATACTGTGGTGCTTCTGCTGACAATGATGGCAAGAACCTCGTTCACAATTTCGGTAGAAGTGGCCTGGCATCAAACAATTCCGACACAACTTGTTTCGAATGGCAGCATCCATTCGCTCGGGAACCTTCATCCGTTGAAATTTGCCACACTGGAACGGTGAGTGCCATGGATCTGCACAGAACGGACAACGTGAAACTGATCTGATGGTTGTATTACAAACTGTTGATCTCGTCTGACGGGCTTCGGATGGTGGATTTCTTGCAGAGGTGATTGATTGGAGAACAGAGCAGTGACCTTGCAAGAACAGAAGCAGCTCTTCGTACGTTGGGACCTCCTTAGACCCGTAATGCGTCTCCCATTGGCGCAATGTTGCAGAATCTAGCCTAGAACACAACATGTAGACTAATATTGTGCTCCAAGACTCCGTTGGCTCTCCGATTTTCTGCAACATCATCAAGTTTTTCTCGAACTCGCTGATGAGGAAGTTCAGACCGTCGTAATTCTCCTTTTTCAGCGGTTCGAGGGCGAAAAGAGCGTCGAGATGAGCCTTCACAATCAGCTTCTTATTTTCATAGCGAACTTGTAAAGTTTTCCAGGCGACGTCGTAGTTTGCCTCTGAAAGCTCAATGTTGTTGATTTCCTTAAGTGCATCACCCTGCAGAGAGGAACGAAGGTATGTAAACTTATCCATAGACGTCAGATGCTCGTTGTCATGGATAAGGCTTCGGAAGGAATCCCGGAATGTAATCCACTCTCTTATTTTTCCACTAAAGGACGGCAAACGTATCTCTGGTAGCTTTACTCTCGAAGTATTTCCTGACGCAGACTGACTCTGACTGTTGCTGGTTGCGTTCTCACCTAAGGCATCCTTATCACCTTGGAGTCTAAGGAGGTCACCTCGGATCGCGAAGTATCGGTCATCGAATTGCTGTAGAACCTTGTCGTTTTCCTCTTCACGTTGCTTGGCAATCTCTCCTTTGACTTCGCTGTCAGCATCTTTCTGTTCTTTCTCATCCGCTTCATCCAGCAAAAGTTCAATTTTGCTCCGTATTTCAAAAAACTCACTGTACACAGTATCAATCACATGCAATCTCGAACTTAATTGACACCGATCACTATCAATCTGATAGGTTTGGATGAATCTATCCGTACCATCAAAAATGACATATAACTGCCGTTCACGTTTTAGCAAAGCCTTCAGCGTACTTTTAGACATTGCTACACTTTTAAATATCTGACACTGCACCAAATATGTTACACTGTACTTATTTTTCACTGACCGAATAATCAACTCGACGTTCCACAGTACCGCGACGAAAAACTGACAACTGGCAACCCTATTGACAGCAGCGAGGGGGAGGCAACCGATAGAGAACAGCAAAGTGAAATTATGCGGCGAAATCCTAGACCAATTACAGCATACAAGGCTCACACCACATGCAACAAACCAAGACTTACTCACATGcaaaatctttatttattttcactcAGGTAGGCCACATGCATCAAGCCACCAATCGTATACACTTTACCGTTCTCgtaacaaaccaaaaaaaaggcCTTTAGTTCCTCCTGGATCTGCTTCCAAAAACTGCAGTATCTCCCAGCTGATAGATTGCAATTTTCAATTGCACCCAAATCTGCGATGGCGTCGCGGCGTCGTCTCTCAGTTGCTGTAGCGATGGCGAATCCGGCGTCCAAAATGGTGCAG
This sequence is a window from Uranotaenia lowii strain MFRU-FL chromosome 3, ASM2978415v1, whole genome shotgun sequence. Protein-coding genes within it:
- the LOC129753871 gene encoding uncharacterized protein LOC129753871, which gives rise to MSKSTLKALLKRERQLYVIFDGTDRFIQTYQIDSDRCQLSSRLHVIDTVYSEFFEIRSKIELLLDEADEKEQKDADSEVKGEIAKQREEENDKVLQQFDDRYFAIRGDLLRLQGDKDALGENATSNSQSQSASGNTSRVKLPEIRLPSFSGKIREWITFRDSFRSLIHDNEHLTSMDKFTYLRSSLQGDALKEINNIELSEANYDVAWKTLQVRYENKKLIVKAHLDALFALEPLKKENYDGLNFLISEFEKNLMMLQKIGEPTESWSTILVYMLCSRLDSATLRQWETHYGSKEVPTYEELLLFLQGHCSVLQSITSARNPPSEARQTRSTVCNTTIRSVSRCPFCADPWHSPFQCGKFQRMKVPERMDAAIRNKLCRNCLMPGHFYRNCERGSCHHCQQKHHSMLHSRSSVPQPQFSAQYRQQSQTRSAQQIPFQSQPQPMNQQQQHNSRPIQHAHTTTQHAQTHSHNTNTNPDNAQATTSQNYVALPFTPSRNILLSTAMIRVKDRFGNTLLARALLDSCSQHCLMTREFSRRLKFHETPTFLSVQGIGSSQMVSTKLVSAEVGSRSPRISQFKEWMQFFVLPRLTVDLPTAAFDPSILTLPSSACLADPGFYESGPIDVIIGAEFYMDLLSDGRMKPLENGPTLQNTVFGWIVSGRLPNNQNSVSQSEVYVCSVGDIQDQLTRFWELETCHVRSVQSIEESACEEIFKNTTVRDESGRFVVTLPKKEGFLNRIGDSRVIATKRFLSLEKRLSMDSELKRLYSEFIHEYQSLGHMSEVIDSSSQLNEVCYYLPHHAVLKPESTTTKLRVVFDASCKSSTGVSLNDALMVGPVVQDELIDIVLRFRLCQFAIVADIAKMYRMIQVQKSDQKLPKILWRDSIDQPLRTYELLTVTYGTACAPYLATKCLQVLADQGSKTHPLASKILGRCFYVDDMLAGVDSIEEGVQLVKEMSELMDSAGRSHRSSHHTHQLISNMQQLTEHKGYDAAFEHT